The DNA window AGCATTGTCGGCGCCTTTCGCTGGCGGCCTCGGGATGGCATCACCGTTCGGCACAATCTACTCGTCGAACATCACGCCCGATCCGCATGCCGGTATCGGGCGATATAGCTATGACGACTTCGCCCGGGCGCTACGCCAGGGTATCGCACGCGGCGGCAAGCGGTTGTATCCGGCGATGCCCTATCCGTCATTCAGCAAGATCACCGACGACGACATGCACGCGCTATACAGCTATTTCATGTACGGCGTACAACCTGTTTCCACGCCCGCACCCGAAACCCGCTTGCCATTTCCGTTCAACCAGCGTTGGGCATTGATGTTCTGGGACTGGACGTTCGCGCCAAGCGGCGCGTTCAAACCGGAGACCGGGCGTGACGCGCAATGGAATCGCGGTGCCTATCTGGTTCAATCGCTCGGACACTGCGGCGCGTGCCATACGCCCCGCGGGCCCGCGTACGAGGAGCGCGGCTATAGCGAATCGCGCGATGCGTATCTGACAGGCGGTACGAACGACCACTGGTTCGCGCCAAACCTGACGGCGGACCCCGGCTCGGGTCTCGGACGAAGCTCGGTCGAGGACATTGCCGCGTTTCTCAGACACGGCCACGGCAACGGACTGGTGACGTTCGGCAGCATGGTGCAGGTTGTGGAAGACAGCACGCAGTATCTGAACGACGACGATCTCACCGCCATTGCCGTCTATCTGAAAAGCCTGCCGCCGCGTGCGTCGAGCGGCCACTTCAATGCGCAATCACGCGCCGCGCTGCAAACGGCACAGTCGTTGAAAACGGGTGATGTCGAACGACCGGGCGCGGGCATCTATGCGACCTACTGCGCGCGTTGCCATCAGATGGATGGCGCGGGCGTGCCGCAAAAATTTCCGCGCCTTGCTGGCAATCCCGCAGTTCTGTCAGCATCGACCACGTCACTCGTGCGCCTGCTAGTGGAGGGCGGCGGCAGTCCGCACACTGAGCAGGGACCCGAGTCGCGCAAGATGCCGTCGTTTGCTGGCAAGCTGACCGATGCAGAAATGGCGTACGTGCTGACGTTCATTCGCAATACATGGGGCAATGCAGCAGAGCCTGTGACCACGCGCGACGTGTCCGACGTACGCGTCGCGCTACACAAATGAAGCAACTCGGGGAAGGGCACGCAAGTACCTCCGGCGGCACGCGCCGTCACGATGCGGACTTGAATTGCTTGTGCCGCCGGCAGCTTGCTCTTCTTCGCATGATGCGACAGCGGAATCGACAGATTGCGTTCCAATTGATGGCCGGCGATGCATCCGGCGGGTAAGTCGAACGCAATGATGCGAAAGCTGTCCACGCGTCGCTGCACGTGATCCGGCGAGACGGCTTCCAGCGACACCTCCGAATCGGCCGCAAGACCCTGTCGCTCGATGTCCTGCTGGTTCATCAGAAGCACCTTCGACGAACGGGCCCGGCGGTTGACGAAGGTTGTACTGAAGTCATCCGCCTGGCGCAGCGGTGCTGCCGCCCTGATCACGTATCAGGCGGCCGGCAGTACCGATCGCGAAGTGAGAGAAGATGGATATAACTGCCGTTGGAATCAGCATCTGTAACGGCGCAATGATGTGGAGGGAATATCGGGCCCGCTGGGCACGGCGGTTGCGCATTCCACGCACAACCCGCGAATTCCCCACATGGAGTCTTCATATGAATACCGCGTCTGCCATCCACGCGCTGCCGTTTGATCCGACGTATGAACAAATACCCGAAGATGAAGCGGAAACGACTCGCCAACTTGTCGAGGCGATGCACAGTATTCTGGAAATCACCTCGCAGGATTACCAGCATGGCGTCCGTAGCGTGCACGCGAAGAGTCACGGTCTGCTCGACGGGGAACTGAGCGTTCTTGCCGACCTGCCGCCGGAACTCAGCCAAGGCGTTTTCGCACGCCCGGGCACTCACAAAGTCGTGATGCGCCTGTCGACTAATCCCGGCGACATCCTGGACGATAGCGTTTCAACGCCGCGTGGACTGGCGCTCAAGATTGCCGATGTAGAGGGCGCGCGCCTGCCAGGCAGCGAAGCGGAAACCACCCAGGACTTTGTGATGATCAACGCGCCGGCATTTACGGCGGCGACGCCCAAGGACTTTCTTTCGAGTTTGAAACTACTGGCCAAAACAACCGACCGTGCGCCGACCGGTAAGAAAGTGCTGTCGGCTGTATTGCGTGGTGCGGAGAAAGTGGTCGAGGCGGTCGGTGGCGAGAGCGGCACGCTCAAAAGTCTGGGCGGACATCCGGAAACACATATCCTCGGCGAGAATTTTTTCACGGCCGTCCCGTTTCTCTATGGCAAGTATTTTGCCAAGCTAAGCGTCGTGCCGGTCTCCGAAGAACTTACCGCTTTGACTGACGCACCACTTGATGTCAATGGTCACCCGAACGCGCTGCGCGATGCGGTGAACGAATTTTTCGCCACGCGCGGCGGCGAATGGGAGGTCCGTGTGCAACTCGCGACCGATATCGGCAAGATGCCGATCGAGGACGCTTCGGTTAAATGGCCGGAGGACGAAAGCCCTTATATTGCAGTCGCGCGTATTCGGGTACCGGCGCAACCTGCATGGACAGAGGCTCGGTCTGCCGCCATTGACGACGGTTTGTCGTTCAGTCCGTGGCATGGCATTGCGGAACACCGACCGCTTGGAGGTGTGATGCGCTCACGCAAGCCGGCCTATGAAATGTCGGCGGAATTTCGGGGGCGCTTCAATGGG is part of the Paraburkholderia fungorum genome and encodes:
- a CDS encoding c-type cytochrome; translation: MVSAGLSLALAFASARIPVAAASASSAGASAQASSADAATIARGAYLAKAADCAGCHTAAPRVTQPGGSPALSAPFAGGLGMASPFGTIYSSNITPDPHAGIGRYSYDDFARALRQGIARGGKRLYPAMPYPSFSKITDDDMHALYSYFMYGVQPVSTPAPETRLPFPFNQRWALMFWDWTFAPSGAFKPETGRDAQWNRGAYLVQSLGHCGACHTPRGPAYEERGYSESRDAYLTGGTNDHWFAPNLTADPGSGLGRSSVEDIAAFLRHGHGNGLVTFGSMVQVVEDSTQYLNDDDLTAIAVYLKSLPPRASSGHFNAQSRAALQTAQSLKTGDVERPGAGIYATYCARCHQMDGAGVPQKFPRLAGNPAVLSASTTSLVRLLVEGGGSPHTEQGPESRKMPSFAGKLTDAEMAYVLTFIRNTWGNAAEPVTTRDVSDVRVALHK
- a CDS encoding catalase family protein, which gives rise to MNTASAIHALPFDPTYEQIPEDEAETTRQLVEAMHSILEITSQDYQHGVRSVHAKSHGLLDGELSVLADLPPELSQGVFARPGTHKVVMRLSTNPGDILDDSVSTPRGLALKIADVEGARLPGSEAETTQDFVMINAPAFTAATPKDFLSSLKLLAKTTDRAPTGKKVLSAVLRGAEKVVEAVGGESGTLKSLGGHPETHILGENFFTAVPFLYGKYFAKLSVVPVSEELTALTDAPLDVNGHPNALRDAVNEFFATRGGEWEVRVQLATDIGKMPIEDASVKWPEDESPYIAVARIRVPAQPAWTEARSAAIDDGLSFSPWHGIAEHRPLGGVMRSRKPAYEMSAEFRGRFNGCPIHG